The segment GATAAGGGCGTTCATCTGGCGCGTTCCGACCATTCCGGCTTCGTCAATAACCAGAACATGCTTTTTTGTTAGCTCGCTTCTGCCCTGTTCCTGGTCAAGAAGTCTTCTGGCTATCGTCTGGCTTGGTATTCCTGAAGATTCGAAAAGCCCCTGGGCAGCTATTCCAGCGAGTGCCGCCCCTGTTACTGTATATCCTCCAGCCTCGTAAGCCTCCCTGACTGCGTCAAGCATATAGCTCTTGCCTGTTCCGGCGTATCCGACCACACAGCACATATCCCCGCTTGAAAGAATATGATTGAATGCCTTCACCTGCTCCGGAGCAAGAGTTCTGCTGGCCTTGGCTTGTTTCTGATATTTGTTTTTGACTTTATGACTGTGAGCCTTTGCCATCTGCTCCGATTTTGAGAGCATGGAGTTTTCTGCTTCGAGAGTCTGGCGTGTGGTGTAACGCTCCTTGCCGTTTTCCCCGGCTCCGAGAAGAACGAGATCAGGAGAGTTTTTTATTGCGGAAACAACCTCATCAAACTGCTCCTTGTCTGCGCTGTATGTGTTTGCAAGACGGAAAATATCATTTTCAGTGAATATGGCCTGTTTGCGGCTGAAAAGATCAGTCGCTATTTCAGGACTGGCCTTGATTTTTTCTCCATTCCTTCTGCAAGTCTCAAGATATTCCTGCATCCGGTCTGTATTGGCCCTGTCATCCTCACTTATGTGTTTTAAAGGCCCTATCTTCTTTTGAGGCTCAAGCGGTATTCCCATCTTTTCATAGCTTCGATGGTCGATCACAATCTCATGCCCTGCAAGCGCAAGATGGTTGTTTGCATATTTGGCCCAGCCTTCGCGCCATTCAAGAAGGTGTTCTTTCTTGTTCCAGTCCCTGTTTTTTTGGCCGAATCCTTCAGGGCTTATTTCCCTCATTGTTAGCATTATATGAGCGTGTGGATTTTCTCCGCTTATGTCGTGAAGACAAATATCTGC is part of the Desulforegula conservatrix Mb1Pa genome and harbors:
- the mobQ gene encoding MobQ family relaxase produces the protein MAIYRLSSQIISRSTGRTVTGAAAYRAGEKILDERMNQTWDFTKKKGIAHAEILAPDNSPEWAYDREKLWNEVEKSEQRKDSQLAREIQVALPIELTNEQKKNLVKEFAKDSFVNKGMVADICLHDISGENPHAHIMLTMREISPEGFGQKNRDWNKKEHLLEWREGWAKYANNHLALAGHEIVIDHRSYEKMGIPLEPQKKIGPLKHISEDDRANTDRMQEYLETCRRNGEKIKASPEIATDLFSRKQAIFTENDIFRLANTYSADKEQFDEVVSAIKNSPDLVLLGAGENGKERYTTRQTLEAENSMLSKSEQMAKAHSHKVKNKYQKQAKASRTLAPEQVKAFNHILSSGDMCCVVGYAGTGKSYMLDAVREAYEAGGYTVTGAALAGIAAQGLFESSGIPSQTIARRLLDQEQGRSELTKKHVLVIDEAGMVGTRQMNALISHAHEKGAKVILVGDGMQLQPIEAGGAFRGIYSRTEGVNLTEIRRQKEGWQKEATKYFEEGKSNAALNLYKAA